The Quercus robur chromosome 3, dhQueRobu3.1, whole genome shotgun sequence DNA segment caaataattaatttggtTTTATGCCAGGATAATCTACTATGCTAGTTGTTTTCTTACTTAcatttattggaaaaatataaagagGTCTGTAAAGAGGTCAATGTCAAGAAAGAAGTTCatctaaattatattaaaatgatTAAAGAAATGTATTATGCAGCTGTAACTAATATGAGAACTAGTGGAGACATTACTTCTCATCAAGGATCATCATTATGTCTATATCTTTTTGATGGATGGGCTCAATTTAAGAGAAAGTACTTTGGTTTATGCTTTTtactaataatatagttttaGTAGATGAATTTAAAAGTAGAGTTAATGCTAAGTTAGAAATTTGGAGAGATACTCTAGAATCTAAAGGCTTTTGATTATGTTAGGACTAGAATAGACTACATGAAATGAAAGTTTGGTAAATGTTGAAACAAAGATGAAAGGGCCATGTTACTGAATAATCAAGAGATACATAAGAATGATAGATTTGAATATCTTGGATTAATAATTCATAAAGATTGAGAGATCAAAGAGAATGTGAATCATAGAATAAGAGTAGGGTGGTTGAAGTGGAGAAGCGTATCAAGAATATTGCATGATCATAGAATACCTATCAAGTGAaaggtaaaattttattaaattgctATAAGACCAACTATGCTCTATGGTCCTAAATGTCGGGTTgttaagaaggaaaaaattcataaaatgagtataGCTGAAATTAGAATGCTAAGATAAATAAATGGAAATACATGAAAATATAGAACTCAAGATGAGTAAAGCACCTTGAAGATAGGGGTGACCCTTATTAATGAAAAGACGAAAGAGAATCAGTTAAAATGATTCGGTCACAATTAGAGGAGAATGGTTAAATCATTAGTAAGAAAAAAGATAGAAGAAGACTAAAGATAACATTAACAGAAGTGGTTGAAAGGACATGCCTAATTAATAAAGTAACAAAGACAATGACTTCAGATAGAATagaataaagggaaaaaatacaTATGACCGATCCTAACTAAACTGTTGAGGATTTATAGTTGACCTCAAAAAATTTGGGGCTAAagttttgttattgttgagaTAACAAGTTGTAATTAGTACAACATAACTCTTACATGGACCAATCATTGATACCAGTCTTATTATACATAtcatttcaacaattttttataaaattttctttgtcaCTAGTTATGGCAAGACGGGTTCTTTTACTTATATCAGACAAACTATACAATTTCCAAGTTTTAACTAGGGGTGTGCAGTCAATCCGCCGATCTGCCGAAATTGACCCAACCTAACCTACcaggttgggttggattttagGAGATGGTGGATTGGGTTTGGTTGCCAATTTTTTTACAGTGGGTTGGGTTTGGTGCAGGCCAGCAGATTCAAATATACGCCTAACCCAACCCGACCTACCtatatttagtattatttactCTTTTGGTTTGGTGactatcaaaaaatttataagattataaatctgcttttatttgtgtttttgtgtgtgtgtgtgtgtgtatgtgtgtgttggTTTGatgtattaataaaatactttGTGTTAATTTGGTGCTATGATCAAGTTTGATTAGTAAATCTGTTATTTGTGTTGGTAATcttataaattttctattctaaatttctaatacatttcttttgaaaatatatatatattttttttaaatcaaccCATGGGTCCAACCTGATCCACGTGAGTTAGGCTAggttggattgtgttttttaCATTGCGGCCATGGTGGATTagattaaaaaatgataaagtttagttacaaaattggctgTAACCTTaagctacaaccttacttaatatctttttattgaaggtgaattttgacaaattcaacattggattacatgtttttattatatcttctatccttgcaaaatttctagaaaatttaaaatcaatagctatatcatcaataaattgtttaaattacaagtttttgtagtttaaaattaaacataaaatataagcttatagatcatatagtaaataatatccgattgatacaaaatttgacatgtatattagaagcgtaaagaacatgcaattcaacggttagattttcaaaatatataataatgtttattttattaaataaggttgtagccttgaattacaattaattttgtaactaaactttgtccattaaAAAAACCCCTCAATGTGATCCAACCCAACTCATGCACACTCTAGTTTTAACTTTAAAATGTcaagttatctttttttttttttttttttgacaaacgAGGGTGTCTAAATCTCCTTGCGTATTTGACTATTCCCTCGAGTTTGTGCAGTCCCCCCATCCCACATGCATCAGGTTATTACAGGGAGGAATTCTATGGTGAGGCCCCAAGATGTTGACAAGAGGTTTCGAACTTAAGATCTTATTGATATCAATTTATCTTTGCTACCAAGTTAACAActttgattcttaaaaaaaagaaaatgtacaATTGTACATTTAAACGGctaatcttttaaaaaaaatatgtcggtaaaaataaacttatttacACACTTTCTAAGTTCTGAATGTAAACTCATATCCCTTTATTGGTGCTGATTGATTAGTCTTGGAAAGATATAGGTTGCGGCCCCTTGTTGTGTATCACGTTCTACACTTCTAGTCTCATTAGCTGTCCCTAACTACCGGAAAATTTGTCTCCTAGTCTCCTTTGCTGTCACTAACCACCGGAAAATTTGACCATGGTTTATTGtttcaaattacttttttaGTGACTTTCTTTGAGTGATTAGTGATGATAAATGACATGTTGACCCGGGGAACAAAATTAGTGGCTGGGCTGGATGCTTTcagaaatagaaaagagaacCATTTatgcaaaaatgaaaatattaaagcATATGTACGAGGAAAAAAGAGTGGCATTGGTAATTCATCATAAGCTAAAACAGTAAGGACTTTATAAAGGAATTCCCATTTAAATACATTCCAATAGAACGAACCTAACAAAACAAATCCGCATGGCCATTCAGacaaaaatgttgtaaaatagcgGAAGCTCAAATTATCAAGACAGGAATTTTGTGGTTCGGCAATAGTTTATATCCACAGGCGACGATaaacaaatttcactataacaaatttaatataatacAAATTGGTGTAGAGGTATTCTCACAAACTAAAATCCCAAATACACCCAAATAACTCTCTCACAAATACAAACCAAAGATTCAAAGGTTCACAAATACAAATACCAATATGAATTGCGCACAAACCAAAGAGAAAGCcacaaatcaaatccaaaagttGCAACACACCAAGAGAGAGTAAATCACCAAACCGCAGAACCAAAACCAAGCGGCTACAAACACCTCTCACTATTCCAAATTGCAACCCACAAATATCAAATAACCAAACAAGAGAGAGGCTCTTTTTCTCACACCACACACACTCTCAAATATGTCGCATAGCATTATGCTTATATAGGAGACTTATGTCGGCTAGCATatcaaaaaccaagaaagacTAGACTTCTTTTCCATGCATAAAAGAAGAATCACTTCTATTtcaaataaaacttaaaatcaaGTGATAGACAAGACTTTTAATAAAGCTTAATAACTTTAAGCAACAGTAACCcaaaagtaataaaattcatttattatcCAAATCCAACAAGGAGTCGAACTCCTAATTCAAGCCATATTCTACAAAACACTAATAATTTATCTTATGCATTTGATATATGTATTAGTTTTCTTATAGTATGTGAACCTTACATACTATAAGAATTCTCATATTGTGAGAGACGATACATATATAAGATGTATGAGACACATTCTCCTCACTCATGTATATTAATACACTGTTAGAAAAGTTCATTGCCTATCCTTTTGTACCAAATGCTGAACAAATTCATTGATACGCTTGTCAGAGCTCCCTCCTTCACTGACTGCTTTCTTAGCCAACTCCATCCATTTACTAGCATTCTTCTTAATCTGCTGGCTCCCCTTTCCCTCCATCACTTCCTTCAAACACGTTACAAgttcttcttttctcacaactcccTTATCATCCTCCTTGGCTCTTAGCCCCACACCCCAAATCTCCTCCACAAACTTTGCATCGGTCAATTGGTCAGCCCACTTTGGCACTCCCACCATAGGTACCCCAAGGCTCAACCCTTCAAGTATTGAGTTCCACCCACAATGTGTTACAAAGCAACCAATGGCTTGGTTTTCCAGCATTTCTAGTTGGTTGCACCATGTCACAATCAAACCAATTTCTTTTGTCGAGTCCACAAACCCATCAGGCAATTTATCTTGGTCAGATTCTTTTACAACCCACAGGAAATGCAAGCCACTCTCCTTCAAGCCCCATGCAATTTCTTCCATTTGTTCTAATGTCAAGGAGACCATGCTTCCAAAAGAGACATACACTACTGACTTAGGTGGCTTTGTTTCTAGCCATTTGATGCAATCCTCAACAAGAGGTTCCCATAGACTTGCTCCATATCCTTTGTCATCTTCAATCCGACCATCCAAGTAAGCCGCTGGGACCATTGGTCCGATCAACTTTGCTGGCCAGAGCTTTGATATGCTTCTCGCTTCCTACTCAAACATAAAACACGAAATATTTTTGTTACAGTAAGTATATAATAAGAAAGGTGGTCATTTTATggtacacattttttttttggtaggtaaatataaaatataaattaaattagacAATATTCAATAGTAACTTctgtacattaaaaaaaaagtatataccGTAGAATTCTATTGAATGCTATGAAATTCTTTCATGCTGCTTCTATGCTAGTGAGAAGATTGAGTACAATGAATTGATGATAAAATATCTATAAGTTAACATGATAATTAGATGATAATGGTGATGTTGGTCACATACCTCGGCTTCTAATTCTTCGAAAGTGTTACTAAATATCCAATCAGCCATGTCCAAGTTGGAAAATTGACTTAATTTCATTGCCAAGTATGCTGGATAACTTTCTGGCAACTTAAGAAAACTTGGTAGGTCAGGAAAGTTCAATGGAGGTAGGCCAGGAATGAGTAGTGGTGTAGTTTCAAGCTTCAATGGGAATGAAAGTTTACCATGGTGTATGAGACAGAATATGTGGGATACCGTGGCTGAATTGGTAAAGAATGGTGCTCCATAAATGCCATGTTGCTTAGCAACATCAAGAGCCCATGGGAAAAATGAATCATACACAACACAACTCACAGGAGAACCAGAGTCTTGAAACTTTTGGATGAGTTCAGATAGAGTTCTTGAGCCATTGGCCTTGAATGACTTAAGGAACAAGTCCACGTTTTTTGCTTGTGCAAAGCCACTCTCATCAAACCCATCGGAGATGGGCTCGACACCAACGTTTGCTGTACAAATGGACTTGAGAGTATAACGAGTTGTAGCTATTGTGGCCTTGACCCCTTTTGAGGATAAACGTTTTGCGAATTGGAGGAGAGGGTTAATGTGACCCTGGCTTGGATATGGGAGCACCACAACGTGACCTCTATACTCTCTTTCCTCCATTTCTTTATGTTATAGTTGTTTCTCCTCAACTGTCCTTATTTATAGGCTAGAGAAAGTGAGAAACTTGTTTTATAGtaaattttatcctaaaaaaCTAGGATTGCAAACTTTTGACAAATTGTGGTTAGTGGAAAAAATGTGATGGATTCATATAAAAGTGTAATTACAATTGATTTACCACATATAATAATTGTAGTAAATGTTAAGATTATAGAATAACTCATTTTACCCAATAATTAATTAGCTAGAATcatatttatacttttttttttattattataaaggaTTCTGTTAATGAGTGTTTTTAAGACAAttatttataaactattttagaaaagttttgacactacttttatgagaaatataaaaagccatcaaaacaattaattgtttttgtttttttccataaaaagtttcttaaaataatttctgAACTAATGCCCTAGGACATCcgttaatatttctttttttgataaataatttgatttttttatgtgaataatTCAATATCTAGGAGAGGAGGATTTGAATCTTATCTATGCTTCTTACCATAT contains these protein-coding regions:
- the LOC126718602 gene encoding UDP-glycosyltransferase 74B1-like, producing MEEREYRGHVVVLPYPSQGHINPLLQFAKRLSSKGVKATIATTRYTLKSICTANVGVEPISDGFDESGFAQAKNVDLFLKSFKANGSRTLSELIQKFQDSGSPVSCVVYDSFFPWALDVAKQHGIYGAPFFTNSATVSHIFCLIHHGKLSFPLKLETTPLLIPGLPPLNFPDLPSFLKLPESYPAYLAMKLSQFSNLDMADWIFSNTFEELEAEEARSISKLWPAKLIGPMVPAAYLDGRIEDDKGYGASLWEPLVEDCIKWLETKPPKSVVYVSFGSMVSLTLEQMEEIAWGLKESGLHFLWVVKESDQDKLPDGFVDSTKEIGLIVTWCNQLEMLENQAIGCFVTHCGWNSILEGLSLGVPMVGVPKWADQLTDAKFVEEIWGVGLRAKEDDKGVVRKEELVTCLKEVMEGKGSQQIKKNASKWMELAKKAVSEGGSSDKRINEFVQHLVQKDRQ